From Opitutales bacterium:
TGGATAAAATCTGCTCAGAGCATCAAAGTGCAATAAGTTTTAGCCCTTCGATTCGGGTAAAGTGGGCATCTCTTGCCAATAGCGTGCAGCCATGCTGCATGGCCATCGCTGCAATCCAGATATCGTTAAGCGGGATACGCTTACCTTCCGCCTCGAGCTGATGAATGACTGCTGCATAAACTCTAGCCGTGGCGAAATTGACATCGATTGCTTGAGTTCGATCAATGATCGCTTCGATCTTAACCTCCTCCTTGGAA
This genomic window contains:
- a CDS encoding PIN domain-containing protein, which gives rise to MEAIIDRTQAIDVNFATARVYAAVIHQLEAEGKRIPLNDIWIAAMAMQHGCTLLARDAHFTRIEGLKLIAL